From a region of the Theobroma cacao cultivar B97-61/B2 chromosome 8, Criollo_cocoa_genome_V2, whole genome shotgun sequence genome:
- the LOC108663006 gene encoding uncharacterized protein At2g29880-like has protein sequence MRLLKTQYREIAEMISHSASIFDWDDVKKCVTCDDDVWIGWSHPAAAGLRNKPFPHFDQLAIIFGKDRATGEGTESPTDVVENIKTEEVAFAATRIALEAFNALNVDEDDNGDDDVSPAQATNSEGSTAARKRTIKQGDREVSHKKTKTKSNGDNIVHAFQSSVDKIGEICQGARE, from the exons ATGAGGTTGTTGAAGACACAATATAGGGAAATTGCTGAGATGATATCGCATTCGGCTTCTATATTCGATTGGGATGATGTCAAGAAATGTGTTacttgtgatgatgatgtttgGATTGGTTGG agTCACCCAGCTGCTGCAGGACTTAGAAATAAGCCTTTCCCTCACTTTGATCAATTAGCCATTATATTTGGGAAAGATAGAGCAACTGGGGAAGGAACAGAGTCACCAACTGATGTAGTGGAGAACATAAAAACTGAGGAAGTTGCATTTGCAGCAACAAGGATAGCTTTAGAAGCTTTCAATGCATTGAATGTTGATGAAGATGAcaatggtgatgatgatgtttCTCCTGCTCAAGCTACCAATAGTGAAGGATCCACTGCTGCTAGAAAAAGGACTATAAAGCAAGGTGACAGAGAGGTGAGTCATAAAAAAACTAAGACAAAAAGTAATGGTGACAACATTGTTCATGCATTCCAATCTAGTGTGGATAAGATTGGAGAAATCTGTCAAGGTGCAAGAGAATGA
- the LOC108663104 gene encoding vinorine synthase-like — translation MEVGIISTQHIKPSSLTPQHLKTFKLSLLDQFIPSPYAPIILFYPTDESTSHLEIPRRLELLKKSLSNTLTSFYPLAGKIRNDLSIECSDQGAYYVEARVNCRLNEFLNQPDLLFLPRFLPREFILDEPTAGTYVTNIQVNMFECGGIAIGICISHKILDGAALSTFLKAWTATARGCKEAIYPNFIATSLFPTDDLWLRDSSLVMWGSLFRKGKSITRRMIFGTSSIAALKAQATIPGRQCPTRVEAVSAFLWKCTMDASKGKNGFQRPSLLTHLVNLRRRMVQPTENSTGNLLWIASAKSKVDNKSDLPDLVGRVREAISRVDGDFLKKLGDDKGKSLMCETLREIGDLVSKDGLDHFGFSSWCKFGFYEADFGWGKPVWVSSFGMENSVYMNLIILVDTRFGDGIEAWVTLDEQDMAILERDEELLRLAMFDPSPLMISKSPLN, via the coding sequence ATGGAAGTGGGAATCATTTCCACACAACACATAAAACCATCCTCTCTGACACCTCAACACCTTAAAACCTTCAAGCTCTCGCTTTTGGACCAGTTTATTCCTTCTCCATATGCTCCAATCATCCTGTTTTATCCTACGGATGAGTCAACTAGCCATCTTGAGATTCCTAGAAGATTAGAGCTGCTGAAGAAATCTTTATCAAACACCTTAACAAGCTTTTACCCTCTTGCAGGAAAGATCAGAAATGATCTTTCCATCGAGTGTAGCGATCAAGGAGCTTATTATGTTGAAGCTCGAGTAAACTGTCGTCTCAACGAGTTTCTTAATCAACCTGACCTCCTCTTTTTACCTCGATTCCTTCCCCGTGAGTTCATTTTGGACGAGCCAACTGCAGGAACTTATGTAACCAATATTCAAGTGAACATGTTCGAGTGTGGTGGTATTGCTATTGGCATATGCATTTCACATAAGATTCTTGACGGTGCTGCGCTGAGCACCTTCCTCAAAGCATGGACTGCAACAGCTCGTGGCTGTAAGGAAGCCATATATCCCAACTTCATCGCTACGTCTCTCTTCCCCACAGATGATTTGTGGCTTAGAGATTCATCACTGGTCATGTGGGGTTCTTTGTTTAGGAAAGGCAAGAGCATTACTCGGAGAATGATATTCGGTACTTCATCAATAGCCGCTCTCAAGGCCCAAGCTACCATCCCAGGCCGCCAGTGCCCTACTCGAGTTGAGGCTGTTTCAGCTTTCTTATGGAAGTGCACCATGGATGCCTCCAAAGGAAAAAATGGTTTTCAGAGGCCTTCTTTATTAACCCACCTTGTAAATCTACGGAGAAGAATGGTGCAGCCCACGGAGAATTCGACTGGAAATCTCCTCTGGATAGCATCTGCTAAAAGCAAGGTTGATAACAAGTCGGATTTGCCTGACTTGGTAGGACGGGTGAGGGAAGCAATATCAAGAGTTGATGGTGATTTTCTAAAGAAGCTAGGAGATGATAAAGGGAAATCTCTGATGTGTGAAACTCTCAGAGAAATAGGAGATCTAGTCTCCAAAGACGGGTTGGACCATTTTGGATTTAGCAGTTGGTGTAAGTTTGGGTTTTACGAAGCTGACTTTGGGTGGGGAAAACCTGTATGGGTCAGTAGCTTTGGGATGGAAAATTCGGTGTACATGAATCTCATCATTCTGGTCGACACACGATTTGGCGATGGCATAGAAGCATGGGTGACCTTGGATGAACAAGACATGGCAATACTTGAACGTGATGAGGAGCTCCTCAGATTGGCTATGTTCGATCCGAGTCCATTGATGATCAGCAAGTCACCTCTGAATTAG
- the LOC18591696 gene encoding probable acyl-activating enzyme 1, peroxisomal: protein MEGMIKCSANYVPLTPISFLERSAVVYSDGLSVVHGDVKHTWKQTRERCVRLASALAHLGISRRDVVAVLAPNIPAMYELHFGVPMAGAVLCTLNIRHDSAMVAELLKHSEAKVLFVDYQFLHIAQGAMKILSNTRSKLPHLVLIQESNQQIPTTSNGNPISANLDYDGLLAMGKLDFEIRRPEDEWEPISINYTSGTTSSPKGVIYSHRGAYLNSLATVLLNEMTSMPVYLWAVPMFHCNGWCLTWGVAAQGGTNVCLRNVSAGGIFHNIAEHKVTHMGGAPTVLNMIINAPASDQRCLPGKVVVMTGAAPPPAPVLYKMEELGFRVVHSYGLTETYGPGTIGSWKPEWNSLPRDVQAKMKARQGLNHLGMEEVDVKDPVTMKSVPHDAKSVGEVMFRGNTIMNGYLKNVKATEEAFHGGWFRSGDLGVRHPDGYIELKDRSKDIIISGGENISSIEVESTLFSHPAVLEAAVVARPDDYWGETPCAFVKLKDGCNASAAEIINYCRSHLPHYMAPRTVIFQDLPKTSTGKTQKYLLREKAKAMGSISKSKSKL from the exons ATGGAGGGTATGATAAAGTGCTCTGCCAATTACGTCCCTTTGACTCCGATCAGCTTCTTGGAGCGCTCCGCGGTTGTCTACAGTGACGGACTCTCTGTTGTCCACGGTGATGTCAAGCACACCTGGAAACAGACACGCGAGAGGTGCGTCCGTCTCGCTTCTGCGCTTGCCCACCTTGGGATTTCCCGTCGAGATGTG GTTGCAGTATTAGCCCCAAATATTCCAGCAATGTATGAGCTACATTTTGGCGTTCCAATGGCCGGTGCAGTTCTATGTACGCTCAATATACGCCATGACTCCGCTATGGTGGCAGAGCTACTGAAGCATTCGGAAGCCAAAGTGCTTTTTGTAGATTACCAATTTCTCCATATTGCTCAGGGAGCAATGAAAATACTATCCAATACAAGGTCTAAGCTGCCCCATCTAGTCTTAATCCAAGAGTCTAATCAGCAAATTCCCACCACTAGCAACGGCAACCCAATATCTGCAAACTTGGACTATGATGGTCTTTTAGCAATGGGGAAACTAGATTTTGAGATCAGAAGACCGGAAGATGAGTGGGAACCTATCTCAATTAATTATACTTCTGGCACTACATCAAGCCCAAAAGGTGTTATATATAGTCATAGAGGTGCCTATCTTAATTCTCTAGCAACAGTTCTTCTCAATGAGATGACCTCAATGCCTGTATATTTATGGGCCGTCCCCATGTTTCACTGCAATGGATGGTGTCTTACATGGGGCGTTGCTGCTCAAGGCGGTACAAATGTATGCTTAAGAAATGTCTCTGCAGGAGGAATATTTCACAACATTGCTGAGCACAAGGTGACCCACATGGGTGGTGCACCTACGGTTTTGAACATGATAATAAATGCTCCAGCCAGTGACCAAAGGTGTCTTCCAGGGAAGGTTGTGGTCATGACAGGTGCCGCACCACCACCAGCACCTGTACTTTACAAAATGGAAGAACTGGGATTCAGAGTGGTTCACTCATATGGCTTGACAGAAACCTATGGTCCAGGAACAATTGGCAGTTGGAAACCAGAATGGAATTCCCTTCCTCGAGATGTACAGGCCAAGATGAAGGCTCGGCAGGGGTTGAATCATCTCGGTATGGAGGAAGTTGATGTCAAAGATCCTGTTACCATGAAGAGTGTCCCGCATGATGCAAAGAGTGTAGGAGAGGTTATGTTTCGAGGCAACACTATCATGAATGGATACCTTAAAAATGTCAAAGCAACAGAGGAGGCTTTCCATGGTGGATGGTTTCGAAGTGGGGACTTGGGAGTGAGACACCCAGATGGCTATATAGAACTCAAGGACCGCTCCAAGGACATAATCATTTCTGGGGGAGAAAATATCAGCTCAATTGAAGTGGAATCAACGCTTTTTAGCCATCCAGCTGTGCTTGAGGCAGCTGTGGTGGCAAGACCAGATGATTACTGGGGGGAGACACCTTGTGCATTTGTGAAGTTGAAGGATGGATGCAATGCCAGTGCCGCAGAAATTATCAACTACTGTCGGAGCCATTTGCCCCATTACATGGCTCCTCGAACTGTGATTTTCCAGGATTTGCCAAAGACTTCAACTGGAAAGACGCAGAAATATCTTCTGCGGGAGAAGGCCAAGGCAATGGGAAGCATTTCCAAAAGCAAGAGCAAATTGTAG